From one Anoplolepis gracilipes chromosome 10, ASM4749672v1, whole genome shotgun sequence genomic stretch:
- the LOC140670637 gene encoding oxidative stress-induced growth inhibitor 1 codes for MQNGFKIDDNDVIYKDVVIIGNGPSGICLSYMLAGNWPYYTGEPHPGDDMLTARLQFCMTNTSSEDRGDAHLDDPVANNRHQCGKPGVGRIQGGGGLARSTRCKLECLSSGIEGRGGGRPLALLLDHLQHPCVDAGLDVASLLDWRSADEYPEHRVVDHVVLGKGQPGGSWQFMDPNVLTLSLSRWMSLPDLDLRHWEKLIEAEQLQESVLTTANDVYTRPEKLSVCKASSRISVGTVAAYYKDYVRRKGLKQYFRCGTTVTSVRSDLNSPKSKGGYNWIVDGYENKSGKRFRYRCKKAILATGTTDLSNHLGIPGENTHPNWVTHDLNDLETRLGRLVNERGSTDEQMHPVLVVGAGLSAADAIMAARFRGIPVLHAFRNSSSEWGKETAERINTSYDRLQWLPNSIYPEYHKVYEMMADGGKNYPLYKSLPGYTLVSLGENREDENINIRRIATFSTPDGQLHTFEVSVAAILIGYKPDLSYLEGNGIGLGKFADKPIDSKSNPIEIDDFTYEVIKAPTKGLYALGPLAGNNFVRFVLGGALGILAHILCITTSERSVNRSREPIVS; via the exons atgcagaaCGGATTTAAGATCGACGATAATGATGTCATTTATAAAGATGTTGTCATTATAG GAAACGGACCCAGTGGAATATGTCTGTCATACATGCTTGCGGGTAATTGGCCTTACTATACCGGCGAACCTCATCCCGGTGACGATATGCTGACGGCGCGATTGCAGTTCTGCATGACAAATACCAGCAGTGAGGATCGCGGCGATGCGCACTTGGATGACCCGGTCGCCAACAATCGGCATCAATGCGGCAAGCCTGGCGTCGGCAGGATACAGGGAGGAGGCGGTCTGGCGCGCAGCACGCGTTGCAAACTCGAATGCCTGTCATCCGGCATCGAGGGCAGGGGCGGTGGTCGACCGTTGGCCCTTCTCCTGGACCATCTGCAGCATCCGTGCGTCGACGCCGGCCTTGACGTGGCCTCTCTCCTCGATTGGCGATCCGCCGACGAGTATCCCGAACACAGAGTCGTGGACCACGTTGTTCTTGGCAAGGGCCAACCCGGCGGCTCCTGGCAG TTTATGGATCCTAATGTGCTGACTCTGAGTTTGAGTCGATGGATGTCTCTTCCCGATTTGGATCTGAGGCATTGGGAGAAACTTATCGAGGCCGAACAGTTACAAGAATCGGTTTTAACCACAGCAAACGATGTGTATACGCGGCCGGAAAAATTAAGCGTTTGCAAGGCCTCTAGCCGGATTTCAGTAGGCACCGTAGCTGCTTATTACAAGGATTATGTGCGTAGAAAAGGCTTGAAACAATACTTTCGATG CGGAACTACGGTTACTTCAGTAAGATCGGATTTGAACTCGCCCAAGAGTAAGGGAGGATACAACTGGATCGTGGACGGATACGAGAACAAAAGTGGAAAGCGATTTCGATATCGATGTAAAAAGGCAATTCTTGCAACTGGCACAACCGATTTGTCTAATCACTTAGGCATTCCGGGGGAGAACACTCATCCCAACTGGGTGACGCACGATCTCAATGATCTTGAAACGCGATTGGGACGTTTGGTCAATGAACGTG GCTCGACCGATGAGCAGATGCACCCGGTCTTAGTAGTTGGAGCTGGTCTGAGTGCGGCCGACGCGATTATGGCCGCGCGTTTTCGAGGGATACCTGTGTTGCACGCATTCCGCAATTCATCGAGCGAATGGGGCAAAGAAACTGCCGAGAGGATAAATACCAGTTACGATCGATTGCAATGGCTGCCGAATTCCATATATCCGGAATATCACAAGGTATACGAAATGATGGCTGACGGAGGTAAAAATTATCCTCTGTACAAATCACTGCCGGGATACACGCTCGTCAGTCTCGGTGAGAACCGCGAAGatgaaaacataaatataagaagGATAGCTACCTTTTCCACtccggacggtcagctgcacACGTTCGAAGTGTCTGTTGCGGCTATACTTATCG GATATAAACCAGATTTATCTTACTTGGAAGGTAATGGTATAGGGCTGGGTAAATTCGCAGACAAGCCAATTGATAGTAAATCGAATCCAATCGAAATTGATGATTTCACATACGAGGTAATAAAAGCGCCAACAAAAGGACTTTACGCCCTAGGACCTCTAGCCGGTAACAACTTTGTTCGTTTTGTTCTGGGCGGTGCGCTTGGAATTCTTGCGCATATTCTGTGCATCACAACATCTGAGAGATCTGTCAACCGTTCACGAGAACCGATCGTGTCTTAG
- the Bcn92 gene encoding LYR motif-containing protein 4, producing MIPSRSAILNLYRNLIRESKKWSSYNYRMYALRKIRYEFKESKLLTDEEKIEQCYTKGQETLAMIKRQVILGSLYNTRPLVIESKSQLHDT from the exons atgattccTAGTCGAAGCGCGATTTTGAATCtttatcgaaatttaattCGAGAAAGCAAAAAATGGAGCTCGTACAATTAcag aatgtACGCTCTGAGGAAGATACGATACGAATTCAAGGAGAGTAAATTATTAACTGACGAAGAAAAGATTGAGCAGTGTTACACAAAAGGACAAGAGACACTGGCAATGATCAAGAGACAAGTCATACTAGGCAGTCTTTACAATACTAGACCATTAGTGATTGAAAGTAAAAGCCAGTTACATGATACATAA
- the Syx16 gene encoding syntaxin-16: MATRNLTEPFVLMRNNALQTRHIYAEQNLTDRMALVESDSGGSDNVELKGVSIDSGAPPVWADALEETQYILNKLRVKIDSLVELHSKQLTRPTLDDTSQEERQMEQLTREIGRAFSNGYRQVQTIKSAGRHETKPAERRLAASAVMALSTALQELGLRYRSAQNHYLTQVKSREERNSQFFTEDQSLLDNVATDSWLTESNEATADYWQKNEQRQDSVLLQLEESEDRIKLALEREEQIGSIVQSIADLKHIFKDLAVMVEDQGTILDRIDYNIEQTQVQVYEGYKQLKKADSYQKANKKLYCIVVLAAAIILLSFLFIIFKT, encoded by the exons ATGGCTACGAGGAATTTGACCGAGCCCTTCGTTCTGATGCGAAATAATGCCCTGCAGACCAGGCATATCTACGCCGAACAG AATCTTACCGATCGAATGGCACTGGTGGAATCGGACTCCGGTGGATCCGATAATGTCGAATTGAAAGGCGTGAGTATTGACAGCGGTGCACCCCCTGTCTGGGCAGATGCCTTGGAGGAGACCCAGTATATCTTGAACAAATTACGTGTGAAAATAGACAGCCTGGTCGAGCTGCACTCCAAACAGCTCACCAGGCCCACCTTGGATGATACGTCTCAG GAAGAAAGACAAATGGAGCAATTGACACGAGAGATTGGACGTGCATTCTCTAATGGCTATAGACAAGTACAAACAATTAAATCAGCTGGCAGGCACGAAACTAAGCCTGCCGAACGTAGGCTAGCTGCCAGCGCAGTAATGGCCCTTTCAACTGCCTTACAGGAATTAGGTCTTCGATATAGATCGGCACAGAATCATTACTTGACAC AGGTAAAATCAAGAGAAGAGAGGAACAGCCAGTTCTTTACAGAAGACCAGTCTCTTTTAGATAATGTAGCAACCGATTCTTGGTTGACAGAATCAAATGAGGCAACTGCTGATTATTGGCAGAAAAATGAGCAAAGACAGGACTCGGTTTTACTGCAGTTGGAGGAATCTGaagatagaataaaattagcaTTGGAAAGAGAAGAACAAATTGGAAGTATAGTTCAAAGTATAGCAGacttaaaacatattttcaag GATCTTGCGGTAATGGTAGAGGATCAGGGTACTATTTTAGATCGGATTGACTATAACATCGAGCAGACGCAGGTGCAAGTATACGAGggttataaacaattaaagaaaGCCGACTCGTATCAAAaggctaataaaaaattgtactgcATCGTTGTTCTCGCAGCTGCTATTATATTGCTTAGCTTTctgtttatcatatttaaaacatag
- the Phers-m gene encoding probable phenylalanine--tRNA ligase, mitochondrial: protein MWYTNKCHFCKKTLVNNIKAICRRTSTITVNVDKTANELVLLGQKYMTDDWTNVTPNIINKLGRNLHIKQHHPLSLLRQRIVNYFYGQFRSKSGTPSFSIYDNICPIVTVIQNFDSLLVPKDHPSRKKTDCYYINQETLLRAHMTAHQEELISMGLNNFLVIGDVYRRDEIDSTHYPVFHQVDAVRLRTSEEIFCKVNNSENLKLFEHRGIESVEKQGCHTLEAVKVMEQELKNTLIGLAQVVFGKEIQCRWVDQYFPFTHPSWELEVFYNDKWLEILGCGIMRQEILQKSGAVDRIGWAFGLGLERLAMCLYNIPDIRLFWSNDAGFLNQFKVDNPNAHIEYKLISIYPSCTNDISFWLPQDGSYSSQDFYDIVREIGGDIIEQILLKDEFTHPKTKKTSHCYSIVYRHMERTLTQKKVNEIHDQIEKTVTAKLNVIVR from the exons atgtg gTATACTAATAAGTGTCACTTTTGCAAGAAAACACTTGTAAACAACATTAAAGCGATCTGTAGGAGAACATCTACTATTACAGTGAATGTTGATAAAACTGCCAATGAACTGGTACTTTTGGGTCAGAAGTATATGACAGATGATTGGACAAATGTCACTCCAAATATCATCAATAAATTAGGAAGAAACTTGCATATTAAGCAACACCATCCACTGTCACTCTTACGCCAGCGCAttgtaaactatttttatgGACAGTTTCGCAGTAAAAGCGGAACACCGTCCTTTAGTATCTATGACAATATATGTCCTATTGTGACAGTTATTCAAAATTTCGACTCTCTTCTTGTACCAAAAGATCATCCAAGTAGGAAGAAAACTGATTGTTATTACATAAATCAAGAAACTTTGCTGAGGGCACACATGACTGCGCATCAGGAGGAGTTAATTTCAATGggattgaataattttcttgtcaTCGGGGACGTGTACAGACGTGATGAAATTGATAGTACGCATTATCCGGTCTTTCACCAGGTTGATGCAGTCAGATTGCGTACATcggaagaaatattttgcaaagtgAACAATTCTGAAAATCTCAAGTTATTTGAGCATAGAGGAATAGAAAGTGTTGAGAAGCAAGGTTGTCACACCTTAGAAGCTGTGAAAGTAATGGAGCAGGaactgaaaaatactttaattggCTTAGCACAAGTTGTCTTTGGAAAag aGATACAATGTCGATGGGTTGATCAATATTTTCCATTCACCCATCCATCGTGGGAGTTGGAAGTATTCTATAACGACAAATGGCTCGAAATATTAGGCTGTGGAATTATGCGCCAAGAGATTCTTCAGAAATCCGGTGCTGTAGATCGGATCGGATGGGCATTTGGTCTTGGCTTAGAACGTTTGGCCATGTGCTTGTACAATATTCCggatataagattattttggAGTAACGATGCGGGTTTCTTGAATCAATTTAAAGTAGACAATCCTAATGCACATATAGAGTACAAG CTCATCAGCATATATCCTTCTTGTACAAACGACATAAGCTTCTGGTTGCCACAAGACGGAAGTTACTCTTCTCAAGATTTCTATGACATAGTTAGGGAAATAGGTGGCGATATCATTGAACAAATTTTGCTGAAAGATGAATTCACTCATCCAAAGACTAAAAAGACGTCCCATTGCTACAGTATAGTATACAGACACATGGAACGTACTTTAACTCAAAAGAAAGTCAACGAAATTCATGatcaaatagaaaaaacaGTAACTGCTAAACTTAATGTAATTGTTAGATAA